The following proteins come from a genomic window of Thiothrix winogradskyi:
- the infB gene encoding translation initiation factor IF-2, with protein MSDIAVKKLAEIVNAPVEVLLKQLQDAGIHVNGPDAWITDAQKLKLLAHIRQGTAPVSSGGNKITIKRRSTSEMSVGAGGARNKTVNVEVRHKKTFAPGSVAKPTEQQHGAVEVPPSNGAPATGGARLSRTEELARQLSAERQARESAVHKSGQERRQMDSKRMEQRQAAPTPSSAPTPSSAPVPPASAAPTPSAPVPPASAAPTPPAPVPTTMVGDTVVTPVKPVTPPAPVVKAEVLTPKPEVVTPKPEAIVPVVKPVAASPVKVAAPPAIPVAANPSGAELTENLSAREQRDVVAAAAREEAATALKRRPSKLKPKPTLAPREVADVSEPEAEKPIVADVVVEKYTETVTPDDKRIDKKPSKTKVAGRGGREELHVPAAGGGRPGKKKGGGGRRDAFKPDPRQQQSNAKHGFEKPTAPVVKEIEIPTTIVVSDLAQKLAIRATDIIKAMMKMGMMMTINQAIDQDTAILVTEELGHKAKPMQEMDDAALLAAMIGQDATEYKAEPRPPVVTIMGHVDHGKTSLLDYIRKTRVAAGEAGGITQHIGAYHVDTDHGTVTFLDTPGHQAFTQMRERGAKVTDIIILIVAADDGVMPQTKEAIKHAKAAGVPMVVAINKIDKQGADIDRVLSELSQHEVNTEAWGGDVPVVQISAKTGQGIDALLETLLLVAEVQELTAPVDAPATGHVIEASIEKGRGAVATVLVRSGTLRRGDLLLCGSEYGKVRAMFDENGRPVKEAGPSIPVAVLGLSAAPEAGDEVVVLNDERKAREIAELRREKQRDTRFAAQHVSKSEDFFTQVKASERAQVNVLIKADVQGSVEALRNELLNLSTDEVEVRVVAAGVGGISASDVDLAMASKATMIAFNVRTDATARKTAADNGVTIRYYSIIYEVIDDIKSVMSGLLSPEVREVFVGLAEVRDVFRSSALGQVAGCLVVDGAMRRSLPIRVLRDNVVIFNGELESLRRHRDDVKEVHMGTECGIAVKDYNDVRKGDNIECYERVEVARKI; from the coding sequence ATGTCGGACATAGCAGTCAAAAAACTTGCCGAGATAGTCAATGCTCCCGTTGAAGTTCTGCTCAAGCAGTTACAGGACGCAGGTATTCATGTGAATGGCCCTGATGCTTGGATTACTGATGCACAGAAACTGAAATTGTTGGCACATATCCGTCAAGGCACCGCCCCAGTCAGTAGTGGTGGCAACAAAATTACCATTAAACGGCGCTCAACCAGTGAAATGAGCGTGGGTGCAGGTGGTGCGCGTAATAAAACGGTGAACGTTGAAGTTAGGCATAAGAAAACCTTTGCTCCCGGTTCCGTTGCCAAGCCGACCGAGCAGCAGCACGGTGCGGTTGAAGTGCCGCCCAGTAATGGCGCACCTGCTACTGGCGGAGCGCGTTTGAGCCGAACCGAAGAATTGGCGCGTCAGTTATCGGCTGAGCGTCAGGCTCGTGAGTCTGCCGTGCACAAATCCGGGCAGGAGCGTCGCCAAATGGACAGCAAGCGCATGGAGCAACGTCAGGCAGCGCCAACACCATCATCAGCGCCAACACCATCATCAGCGCCAGTACCCCCTGCGTCAGCAGCACCAACACCATCAGCGCCAGTACCCCCAGCGTCAGCAGCACCAACGCCGCCAGCACCAGTCCCTACAACAATGGTCGGTGACACGGTTGTTACGCCAGTGAAACCCGTCACGCCACCTGCTCCAGTTGTTAAGGCTGAGGTGCTTACCCCAAAACCTGAGGTGGTCACTCCAAAACCTGAGGCTATTGTACCTGTTGTCAAGCCGGTAGCGGCATCCCCCGTTAAAGTAGCTGCACCACCTGCAATACCGGTCGCTGCCAACCCTTCCGGTGCTGAATTAACGGAAAATTTAAGTGCGCGTGAGCAACGTGACGTTGTTGCTGCTGCTGCACGTGAAGAAGCAGCAACAGCGCTGAAGCGCCGCCCTTCAAAGTTGAAGCCTAAGCCAACGCTTGCGCCGCGAGAAGTGGCTGATGTTAGCGAGCCTGAAGCAGAAAAACCGATTGTTGCCGATGTCGTTGTTGAGAAATACACAGAGACGGTAACGCCTGATGATAAGCGTATTGACAAAAAACCCTCCAAAACTAAAGTGGCAGGGCGTGGCGGACGTGAAGAGTTGCATGTTCCCGCAGCAGGTGGCGGTCGTCCCGGTAAAAAGAAAGGCGGCGGCGGGCGGCGTGATGCTTTCAAGCCTGATCCACGGCAGCAGCAAAGTAACGCCAAACACGGTTTTGAAAAACCAACCGCGCCGGTTGTCAAGGAAATCGAGATTCCAACGACTATCGTTGTATCTGACTTGGCGCAAAAGTTAGCTATTCGTGCCACCGACATCATCAAGGCGATGATGAAAATGGGCATGATGATGACCATCAACCAGGCCATCGACCAAGATACCGCGATTCTGGTGACAGAAGAGTTAGGCCACAAAGCCAAGCCGATGCAGGAAATGGATGATGCGGCATTGTTGGCGGCGATGATCGGGCAGGATGCCACCGAATACAAAGCAGAGCCGCGCCCACCTGTCGTTACCATCATGGGTCACGTTGACCATGGTAAGACATCCTTGCTCGACTATATCCGTAAAACACGGGTAGCAGCCGGTGAAGCGGGGGGGATTACCCAGCATATTGGCGCTTACCACGTCGACACGGATCATGGCACGGTCACTTTCCTTGATACACCGGGGCATCAGGCGTTTACCCAAATGCGTGAACGTGGTGCAAAAGTCACCGATATTATTATCCTGATCGTTGCCGCCGATGACGGTGTAATGCCACAGACCAAAGAAGCCATCAAGCACGCGAAAGCGGCAGGTGTGCCAATGGTGGTGGCGATTAACAAAATCGACAAACAAGGTGCAGACATTGACCGGGTACTGAGCGAGCTTTCCCAGCATGAGGTGAATACCGAAGCGTGGGGTGGTGATGTACCGGTTGTGCAAATTTCTGCAAAAACCGGGCAGGGCATTGACGCTTTGTTGGAAACCTTGTTGTTAGTTGCCGAAGTGCAGGAATTGACTGCGCCTGTGGATGCGCCTGCTACCGGTCACGTGATCGAAGCCAGTATCGAGAAAGGTCGCGGTGCGGTTGCTACCGTTTTAGTGCGTAGTGGTACTTTGCGTCGCGGTGATTTGCTGCTGTGCGGTTCCGAATACGGCAAAGTTCGGGCGATGTTCGACGAAAACGGTCGTCCGGTGAAAGAGGCTGGACCATCCATTCCGGTTGCGGTACTTGGTCTTTCCGCTGCACCTGAAGCGGGCGATGAAGTCGTGGTGCTGAACGATGAGCGCAAGGCGCGTGAAATTGCGGAATTGCGCCGTGAAAAACAACGTGATACCCGTTTTGCTGCCCAGCATGTGAGCAAGTCAGAAGACTTCTTCACGCAAGTGAAGGCGAGTGAACGTGCGCAGGTTAACGTGTTGATCAAAGCGGATGTACAGGGCAGTGTGGAAGCATTGCGTAATGAATTGCTCAATCTTTCAACCGATGAGGTCGAAGTACGGGTGGTGGCTGCTGGCGTGGGTGGCATTAGTGCCAGCGACGTTGATTTGGCGATGGCATCCAAAGCGACCATGATTGCGTTCAATGTGCGTACCGATGCTACCGCGCGTAAAACCGCTGCGGACAACGGTGTTACGATTCGTTATTACAGCATCATTTACGAAGTCATCGACGACATTAAGTCGGTCATGAGTGGTCTGTTGTCGCCGGAAGTGCGTGAAGTCTTTGTCGGTTTGGCAGAAGTGCGCGATGTCTTCCGTTCTTCGGCATTGGGTCAGGTTGCCGGTTGCTTGGTGGTCGATGGTGCCATGCGCCGTAGCCTGCCGATTCGCGTGTTGCGTGATAATGTGGTGATTTTCAACGGCGAGTTGGAATCCTTACGCCGCCACCGTGATGACGTGAAAGAAGTCCACATGGGGACAGAGTGCGGTATCGCGGTCAAAGACTACAACGATGTGCGCAAAGGCGATAACATCGAATGTTACGAACGTGTCGAAGTGGCGCGGAAGATTTAA
- the rbfA gene encoding 30S ribosome-binding factor RbfA, with product MPSHHSRPQGFARADRVGEQIRRDLAILIRDRVKDPRVGMITLLDVEVSKDFAHAKIWFDALQADQGLEAQEALNHAAGFLRRELGHLLKLRMTPALHFFYDDTQTKGNALSALIAKAVASDRHDDDAADANNGTATP from the coding sequence ATGCCCAGTCATCATTCACGCCCTCAAGGTTTTGCCCGTGCTGATCGGGTCGGCGAACAAATCCGCCGCGATTTGGCTATCCTGATTCGCGATCGGGTGAAAGATCCGCGCGTTGGGATGATAACGTTGCTGGATGTGGAGGTTTCCAAAGATTTCGCCCACGCTAAAATCTGGTTCGATGCTTTGCAAGCCGACCAGGGTTTAGAGGCGCAGGAAGCCCTGAACCATGCCGCCGGTTTCTTGCGGCGTGAATTGGGGCATTTGCTGAAATTGAGGATGACCCCGGCATTGCACTTCTTTTACGACGATACCCAAACCAAGGGTAATGCCTTGTCGGCGCTGATTGCTAAAGCCGTTGCTTCTGACCGTCATGATGATGACGCGGCTGATGCGAATAATGGCACGGCTACCCCTTGA
- the truB gene encoding tRNA pseudouridine(55) synthase TruB, translating into MSKRRFRKLNGILLLDKGLGVSSNKALQDARFLFQAEKAGHTGSLDPLASGMLPVCFGEATKVSAFLLDSDKRYLTTATLGYVSTTGDAEGEKLNPRPIPEITDALLETVLAQFRGEISQIPPMYSALKKDGQPLYKLARQGVEVERAARAVTIHALQVLSRTPDSLTLDVTCSKGTYIRTLVEDIGEKLGCGAYVSMLRREAVEPFGALRMYTLEELRALAEPDPEALDALLLPLDAALPHIPALTLAEAVIVRLRQGQKVRTDDADAELLRLYSESGEFIGLGEASNGVIIPRRLLAYTPASPVA; encoded by the coding sequence TTGAGTAAGCGGCGTTTTCGCAAACTGAATGGCATTTTATTGCTGGATAAGGGCTTAGGCGTATCCAGCAATAAAGCGTTACAAGATGCACGTTTCCTGTTTCAGGCGGAAAAAGCTGGGCATACCGGCAGTCTCGATCCGCTGGCTTCCGGTATGTTACCGGTGTGTTTTGGTGAAGCCACCAAAGTGTCTGCTTTTCTGCTCGATTCTGATAAGCGTTATCTCACCACAGCAACCTTGGGGTATGTGAGTACCACGGGTGATGCGGAAGGTGAAAAGCTCAATCCGCGCCCCATTCCTGAGATTACCGATGCGTTGCTGGAAACGGTGCTGGCGCAATTCCGTGGTGAGATTAGCCAAATTCCACCGATGTATTCCGCGCTGAAAAAAGACGGGCAACCGCTTTATAAGCTGGCGCGTCAAGGTGTGGAAGTGGAACGTGCCGCACGTGCCGTGACGATTCATGCCTTGCAAGTGCTGTCACGTACCCCCGATTCGCTGACGTTGGATGTGACGTGCAGCAAAGGCACGTATATCCGCACACTGGTGGAAGACATCGGTGAAAAGCTGGGGTGTGGGGCGTATGTTTCGATGTTGCGGCGTGAAGCGGTTGAGCCGTTTGGGGCATTGCGCATGTACACGTTGGAAGAATTACGGGCATTGGCGGAACCTGACCCTGAGGCTTTGGATGCGTTGCTGTTGCCGTTGGATGCTGCCTTGCCGCACATACCCGCTCTTACCTTGGCTGAAGCCGTGATTGTGCGCTTACGTCAGGGACAAAAGGTGCGTACCGACGATGCTGATGCCGAACTGCTGCGTTTGTACAGCGAATCCGGCGAATTCATCGGCTTGGGTGAAGCCAGCAATGGGGTGATTATTCCCCGGCGTTTATTGGCGTACACGCCTGCCTCACCTGTTGCTTAA
- a CDS encoding DNA topoisomerase III: MLYLCEKPSQARDIARVLGASGRGDGFLQGQGIIVTWCFGHLLEQAEPDAYGEQYKRWNFASLPILPQQWKLDVKKSGAKQFKVIKTLLTKTQHVVIATDADREGEMIAREVLEMCRYYGQISRLWLSALDDASIRKALAQLKPGEATASLYQAGLARSRADWLVGMNLSRAYTLAAQYNGQLTGKSGALSVGRVQTPTLRLVVDRDAQIKHFVPLDYWDVTAACLPDAAEQTFKANWLPQKGQQSIDEEGRCLDSQLAEQVATSCKGQDAKVLCCDTERKRQNAPLPYELSGLQVEASRRWGMSAKQVLDVAQALYETHKLTTYPRTDCGYLPVSQHADAVAVFQALTQTDRNFSELVAQANPDRKSKAWDDSKITAHHGIIPTAAKGSIERLSETEFFIYDLIRKRYLAQFFPAYEYDQSVIELECLGYKFRASGRVDRVAGWKIAYQEPGDTSNVTANADTQALPQLNVGDTVLIQDTECLKRQTKPPAPYTEGTLIQAMKGIAKHVENPKLKAILKENAGIGTEATRAGIIETLLQRKLLEREGKKKNLRATPKGISLIGMLPNAVKDPALTAAWEQALEAVASGEMLLEQFMEKQQNWLHKVLARAKASVGTLPETSPETPSPQATPAQETVSASQICPACGKHMVKREGKYGIFWGCSGFPHCKTIVNIRKK, encoded by the coding sequence ATGCTGTACTTGTGTGAAAAACCTAGCCAAGCGCGGGATATTGCCCGCGTGTTGGGTGCAAGTGGGCGTGGTGATGGCTTTTTACAAGGTCAGGGGATTATCGTCACTTGGTGCTTTGGTCATTTATTGGAACAAGCAGAACCGGATGCTTATGGTGAGCAATACAAGCGCTGGAATTTTGCCTCCCTGCCCATTTTGCCGCAACAGTGGAAACTGGATGTAAAAAAATCCGGTGCAAAACAGTTCAAAGTCATCAAGACCCTGCTCACCAAAACCCAACACGTCGTCATTGCCACGGATGCGGATCGCGAAGGGGAAATGATTGCGCGTGAAGTGCTCGAAATGTGCCGTTATTACGGTCAAATTTCGCGCCTGTGGTTATCCGCTCTGGATGATGCCAGCATTCGCAAAGCCTTAGCGCAACTCAAACCCGGCGAGGCAACTGCATCCCTGTATCAAGCAGGCTTGGCACGCAGCCGGGCAGACTGGCTAGTGGGCATGAATTTGAGCCGTGCCTATACCTTAGCCGCGCAATACAACGGGCAACTGACTGGAAAAAGCGGGGCGTTGAGTGTCGGGCGTGTGCAAACCCCCACGCTACGGTTGGTGGTGGATCGCGATGCCCAGATTAAACATTTCGTGCCACTGGATTACTGGGATGTGACTGCCGCGTGCCTGCCCGATGCTGCTGAACAAACCTTCAAAGCCAACTGGCTTCCGCAAAAAGGGCAGCAAAGCATTGACGAGGAAGGACGCTGCCTAGACAGCCAGTTAGCCGAACAGGTGGCAACAAGCTGTAAGGGGCAGGATGCCAAGGTGCTGTGCTGCGACACTGAACGCAAACGCCAGAATGCACCGTTGCCCTACGAGCTTTCCGGCTTACAAGTGGAAGCGTCACGACGCTGGGGCATGAGCGCCAAACAAGTGCTGGATGTGGCACAAGCCTTATACGAAACCCACAAACTCACCACCTACCCACGTACCGATTGCGGCTATTTACCCGTGTCCCAACACGCGGATGCCGTAGCAGTCTTCCAAGCACTGACCCAAACAGACCGCAATTTTTCCGAATTAGTCGCGCAAGCCAACCCTGACCGCAAAAGCAAAGCGTGGGATGACAGCAAAATTACCGCACACCACGGCATCATTCCCACCGCCGCCAAAGGCAGCATTGAACGCCTGTCAGAAACTGAATTCTTTATCTACGACTTGATTCGCAAACGTTATTTGGCGCAATTTTTCCCTGCTTACGAATACGACCAAAGCGTGATCGAACTGGAATGCTTAGGCTATAAATTCCGCGCATCGGGGCGGGTTGACCGTGTAGCAGGCTGGAAAATTGCCTACCAAGAACCCGGTGACACCAGCAACGTAACCGCTAATGCCGACACGCAAGCCTTACCCCAATTGAACGTGGGGGATACGGTGTTGATTCAAGACACCGAATGCCTCAAACGCCAAACCAAACCGCCCGCGCCCTACACCGAAGGCACACTTATTCAAGCCATGAAAGGCATTGCCAAACACGTTGAGAACCCCAAACTCAAAGCGATTCTCAAAGAAAACGCCGGAATTGGCACCGAAGCCACTCGTGCTGGGATTATCGAAACGCTGTTACAACGCAAATTGCTGGAGCGCGAAGGCAAAAAGAAAAACCTACGCGCCACGCCCAAAGGCATTTCCCTGATCGGCATGTTACCCAATGCGGTGAAAGACCCCGCCCTGACTGCCGCCTGGGAACAAGCGCTCGAAGCCGTCGCCAGCGGCGAGATGTTGCTGGAACAATTCATGGAAAAGCAGCAAAACTGGCTGCACAAAGTGCTGGCACGTGCCAAAGCCAGCGTGGGCACATTACCGGAAACCTCACCGGAAACGCCATCGCCTCAAGCTACGCCTGCACAGGAAACCGTTAGCGCAAGCCAGATCTGCCCTGCTTGTGGCAAGCACATGGTCAAACGTGAAGGTAAATACGGAATATTTTGGGGATGCAGTGGCTTCCCGCATTGCAAAACCATCGTCAATATTCGCAAAAAGTGA